The Triticum aestivum cultivar Chinese Spring chromosome 6D, IWGSC CS RefSeq v2.1, whole genome shotgun sequence genomic sequence TTGCTGTAGTCGTCAGAGgtcgcggcggcggagctcgggcggcagAGGAGAAGCAAGAGGAAGACGAAGGCAATGAGGCAAGAGGGGAAAATGGAAAAGAccccgtccctatttataagggggtggatacaaggcatgcgcgggaatcgaggaggccgaaatcatcatgtggctatatggacgtcatggtgggttacggcaaggtttatcaaacaagcgatgcaagattttgacaagttaggtatcgaagattgacatgaacaagttcaaatcaacctggggcctaatcttggggatataactactgggtatgaaccgcccaggaggggccgggtcataccactggcgacttaTTAATAAAGATGGAGACTCATACAAGCCCGTTGACgccccaagacccagaggcgacttgaggcccaagaggatgaaccgccatatgtgtatgacttgttttgtaaggcaagcgtagttagtcaccgagccggacacgctgTGTATGAGCCTGCCGGGACTCCATGAGCCGtcaggcgtcaacctgtgtatataaagggatgacccggcggtggtttggggacaagaaacaacagatctcGAAAACTAGGTcgagcgtattcgctccctggtaatcgaaacccaagcaatacaaccccaaactggagtaggcgtttaccttcaccgcaaggggccgaaccagtataaactgtcTGTGtactttgtcccgtttaacccctttaaactaacctagttgcgatggctccacgactaagtccttctgctaggacatctgccgtgtcaactccacgacatGAACCTAAGTATGCACAATATTGAGTTTCTGTCAAactgtttttttagtttctgttaCACAATTCAAATCTCTAAATCTAATAGATGAGATGCCGTACCTGCCACCGCCCGCAGAATGAGGAAGCTTCCGCCGACCTTGACATGTGCTTCTTGTCGTCGACGGTGGTCGCACCGGCGCCGACCAACCCAACCTCTGCGAAGGATGAGATTCGGACTGAGAAGGCTGCTACACCGCGCTGCCGAGCACGTCCAGAGGTATGCCTGAATCGCCGCTGGAGTTTGCATCCACAGCCGCCATGGCTGGCGACGGCTAGGGCTAGGGAGGagctcgggggagagtgagagaggctgTGGAATGGGGGAGCCGGCCGGTCAAGTTTGACCTGGTCCAACCAGGTGCGACCGAGCGGCGGCTCTAACGGCTGCACGCGCGCGCCATTAGCCGTTAGGCCGCCCGCCAGCCTGGCACGTGGGCCACTGCTGTCAGAATCGTGGTTAAATCGGTCAAAACGACCATTCGGTTGACTTGGTACCTTTTAGTCACGGGATTAtgtttttttggtagttttcgACCACTTTTAAAAAGTAGTAGTTCTATGGAACTCGAACccctaaagtggtagttttttgtcaaacactCGTAATTATTCAATGAAAGCTTCCTCGACTACATCGATCATTTGGAGATCAAACTGTCTGCTAAGTTAAGGTAAATACTAGAGAATTTCCTAAAAAAAGGTGAACACTAGACAAATGTGGGTTTTCTCTTTGGCATGGATCTGCATAATTTGAGTTTTAAGAGGATCAATCACTTTTTTGTACACGCTTGGCACAGATCTAACCAGAAGCGCAACGGATGATGTGTTGATGCGCCTTGAGAATGGAATAAAAGTTGTTTTGCTCGCCATCAGCGTCCTATCTATACATTTATCATCATGGTTTATTTTAGTGCTTAGTAATTGTTACTATGTTCTAGCCTTAAGAAAGACATTATTTCTGGATCATGTTGTTCGTTCAATTTTGAGAAGAATCGTTGTTTGATTTATACGAATAATATATTTTATTGTCATGCTCCCTTGTGAACAGTTTATTTATTATTAATCTTGATTGTGATATACACATCCATAACATTGACCCTAATTATCGCAAGACAAAGGATTCGAATTCCACTTGTTTATGGCACTACCATTTGGGTCATAATGGCAagaagtgcatgaagaaactccatagttGTAGACTTTTGGAGTCATTTGATTATGACTCATTTGAATGGGTAAAATGGAGTGTCAAATGGGTCATATTCTCACGGAACGCCACAGAGAAATGGAGTGTCCGAGAGATGTAAATGGACCTTGTTAGACATTGTAAGATCGATAGACATGGGATGCTCACCCAAGAGGGTGAAGCGTCTAACCCGCAGGCACCCGCATGTGCCCAAGATTTAGCTTCATCCAAGATCGCCAAAACCAGACGTTGGGTAGAGGGGTGCTCGCCATAAAAAATGCAACGGTTGCGAAGCCACAAGATAGACCATGCCGTTAGGATTGCAAGCAAAGCAATACCCTTCCGAAGGCTGGTGGGCGAGGCGTCGATGATGGAGGCACACCGGGGGAGGAAGTCTTTGTGGCCGGCAGACCCAAGGTGGCACGGTACTAGGTGAGCAGATCCTGCCAGACCTGCCAAGAGAACGGATATCCGATGATGATGTGCTGCATGATTTCAGGATCTTGGTCAAAGAGAGCGGAGTGGTCAGCATGATGCAGACCATGGCGAGCAAGCCTGGCCAAGGTCCAATGGCGGTCGAGGCCCGCCATCCAAACAACGAGCTTGACACGGAGAGGAGCCCAGGATTTCGACATCAGGCGCCAGAGGTGGGCTGGGATGGAGCCGGTGAACAGCGCACCGTAGCAGCATATAGCAGGAGCTCGCCGAGTAGCCTCCGTTACTGGTCCAGCGCCAAGAGAGGTGGTCGGGCATGGACACAGTGGGCATACCCCAGCTGGTCCTCAGCTAAACGAGGTCCAGGACAGGAAGCGTACAGAACATCAACCAGCTTGTCGGCTGGCAGTCTGTATAGGAGGGTGTCCGTTTGATTGCCGAAGAGAAGAGCTAGCGCCTCTTGCAACTTTTATTTTTGAGTGTGGTTATTCTACATCCACAGAGATTGCACCCACGCTACACCCACGATCGAGAACTTAGAAAACAGATCAAAAACATCTGAAACTAGACTTTCACATGGCATATGACACGGTCAGCTAGACCTTCCTTCGGGAATGCCTGCTCTGAAAGGGCTTCGACGACCGTTGGATGACCCGCGTGATGCAAATGGTCTCCACGGGCCGGACTGCGGTGAACATTAACGGCGAGATTGGCCCATACTTCCCCACCTTCTGTGGGGTGTGTCAGGGCGATCCCTTCTCCCCGTTCCTCCTCAACATGGTGGTTGATGGCCTGGCAGCCATCTTAGATAAGGCCAAGGCTGCAGGCCATATCAAGGGCATAGTCCCGCATCTAGTAGGAGGGAACGGGATTTCCCTCCTCCAATATGCGAATGACACCATTATCATGGTGGAAGGATATGCGAGCGACATCACGAACTTGAAGTTCCTCCTGCTCTGCTTTCAGCAGATGTCTAGCCTCGGGATTAACTTCAATAAGAGTACAGTGATGGTTTTGGGCTACTCCGATGATGAACGGCAGAGCATCGCGGACCGTCTTAACTGTACACTTGGGAGCTTCCCCACGACCTATTTGGGGATACCCATTAGTGACTCGAGGCTCACGGTGGTCGAGCTGCGCCCCACGATGGGCAAGCTCCAGCACCGAATTGAGCCTTGGTAGGGATGGTGGCTCTCTAAGGCAGCCCGGACTGTGCTCATTAACTCGTCCCTATCCAGCCTGCTCTTATTCattatgagcttctacagcctgccTGAGACTCTGCACCATGAGATTGCTAGAGTTCAGGGGCGCTTCTTCTGGGCTGACGAGGGCGACAAACAGAAGTACCACATGGTTCGGTGGACTGAGATCTGTAAGCCTCGCGATCAGGGCGGTCTCGGGATCATGTCCTCCAAACGCATGAACATTTCACTCCTGACTAGGTGGCTTTGGCGGATTACGAACGGTGAGTGTGGCTTATGGCTCCGCATCATCCAGCAGAAATACCTCCGTGGCCAGCCGCTCGCCTTTTGTCAGCGGTCCGGTggctcccagttctggcaatcCATCATACAGCTCCTCCCAGTCCTCCGCATTGGGACCTCGATTGCGGTTGGATCTGGCACCGCCACGCTGTTTTGGTTCGATCGCTGGGCTAGGGACGCCCCCTTCGCGGCTCGTTTTCCTGACCTGTTCACCATCGCGGTAGACCCGCGAATTTCTGTCGCGGtagcccttattgacttagggaaACTCGCGTTCCGGCGACCGTTTGGACCGGCTGAGAATGCTGCTTGGCATGACTTGCTCGACTGCATCGCGCTGCACGAGCCTGAGCTAGATGTGGGAGATGATCGCACCAGGTGGCGTCTAGAGCCATCTGGTCTATTATCCACTAAATCACTCTACCAGGCTATCGCCCCCTCTCCGGGAACCGAGGCTCTTACCACCATCTGGGAGATCCGGCTCCCCTTGAAAATTAGGATTTTCttgtggcaatggatccgcggcCGCCTTCCGTCCGGTGTGGAGGTCCTGAAACGCAACGGCCCTGGCGATGGGCATTGCAAAGAGGATTCAAACCATATTTTCTTCACCCGTGTGTCCGCGCAGTTCCTATGGAGCTGTTTCCGTGAAATTGTGGGTGGAAACTGGGATCACAACAACTTTCCCGCTCTCTTCGCCGAACTCCAGGCATTACCGCCCtcgtctcgccacattaggtggttgACCATCGGCGTGCTTGCCTGGACGCTGTGGACTGTTAGGAATAAGCTTGTGATTCAGTGTATCCCTCTTCGTCGCGCTG encodes the following:
- the LOC123142490 gene encoding uncharacterized protein, which produces MQMVSTGRTAVNINGEIGPYFPTFCGVCQGDPFSPFLLNMVVDGLAAILDKAKAAGHIKGIVPHLVGGNGISLLQYANDTIIMVEGYASDITNLKFLLLCFQQMSSLGINFNKSTVMVLGYSDDERQSIADRLNCTLGSFPTTYLGIPISDSRLTVVELRPTMARTVLINSSLSSLLLFIMSFYSLPETLHHEIARVQGRFFWADEGDKQKYHMVRWTEICKPRDQGGLGIMSSKRMNISLLTRWLWRITNGECGLWLRIIQQKYLRGQPLAFCQRSGGSQFWQSIIQLLPVLRIGTSIAVGSGTATLFWFDRWARDAPFAARFPDLFTIAVDPRISVAVALIDLGKLAFRRPFGPAENAAWHDLLDCIALHEPELDVGDDRTRWRLEPSGLLSTKSLYQAIAPSPGTEALTTIWEIRLPLKIRIFLWQWIRGRLPSGVEVLKRNGPGDGHCKEDSNHIFFTRVSAQFLWSCFREIVGGNWDHNNFPALFAELQALPPSSRHIRWLTIGVLAWTLWTVRNKLVIQSLAAA